A window from Candidatus Bathyarchaeota archaeon encodes these proteins:
- a CDS encoding radical SAM protein, protein MSNLQVIKQTKSICPECFKVLDATIYEDKNKVYIKKECPEHGKFRDVYWSDYEQYQRAEQFRYEGDGIENPRTKTKLDCPLDCGLCPQHKSHTGLAIIDVTNRCNLRCPVCFANAAAAGYVYEPSKKEIQAMLENFRQNKPVPAPALQFSGGEPTIRKNLFELIRMAKELGFEHVEVNTNGLRLAQSVEYCRGLKEAGISTIYLQFDGLTPDVYEFTRGCDLLNNKMKAIENCRKAGIESIVLVVTLIKGVNDHQLGDIIRFAVENFDIIRCVNVQPVSLCGRLPEKERAKMRITIPDFMKLVEEQTDGKIKVSDFYPVPTVVPISKAVGAWKDKRYVEFTAHPHCGMATYVFIEDGEMVPITRYGNVEKFIRTMKQVYEAASKGHKKRAKLLLIGILRHIKFGLLRKYLLPILRTGSYESLGELHRKMLLISSMHFMDPYNFDLERVQRCCIHYGVPDGRIIPFCTMNSIHRSKIEEQLGIPINEWQQKHKREVSAVA, encoded by the coding sequence GTGTCAAACCTGCAAGTTATCAAACAAACCAAAAGCATATGCCCCGAATGTTTCAAAGTTCTAGACGCAACAATATACGAAGATAAGAATAAAGTTTACATAAAAAAGGAATGCCCAGAGCACGGGAAGTTTCGAGACGTCTACTGGAGCGACTACGAACAGTACCAACGAGCCGAACAATTCAGATACGAAGGCGACGGAATAGAAAACCCCAGAACCAAAACAAAGCTAGACTGCCCACTCGACTGCGGTCTATGTCCCCAACACAAATCACACACAGGACTCGCCATAATAGACGTAACCAACCGCTGCAACCTCCGCTGTCCTGTCTGCTTCGCCAACGCTGCCGCGGCAGGATACGTCTACGAGCCATCCAAAAAGGAAATTCAAGCGATGCTGGAAAACTTCAGACAAAACAAGCCAGTACCGGCCCCAGCGTTGCAGTTCTCAGGCGGAGAACCAACGATCCGAAAAAACCTCTTCGAACTCATACGAATGGCGAAAGAACTGGGCTTCGAACATGTAGAGGTCAATACGAACGGTCTCCGACTCGCACAGAGCGTGGAGTATTGTCGGGGTCTAAAAGAGGCTGGCATAAGCACGATCTACCTACAATTCGACGGCTTGACCCCAGACGTTTACGAGTTCACGCGAGGGTGCGACCTGCTAAACAACAAAATGAAAGCTATAGAAAATTGCCGAAAAGCAGGGATAGAAAGCATAGTCCTAGTCGTCACGTTAATTAAAGGCGTCAACGATCATCAACTCGGCGACATCATAAGATTTGCAGTTGAAAATTTTGACATAATCCGATGTGTAAACGTTCAGCCAGTATCTCTATGCGGTAGACTACCAGAGAAAGAAAGAGCAAAAATGCGCATAACTATCCCTGACTTCATGAAACTAGTCGAAGAACAGACTGACGGGAAAATAAAGGTCTCAGACTTCTATCCGGTGCCCACGGTAGTTCCCATTTCCAAGGCAGTCGGCGCTTGGAAAGACAAACGATACGTGGAGTTCACAGCTCATCCTCACTGCGGCATGGCAACATACGTCTTCATCGAAGACGGAGAAATGGTTCCAATCACTCGTTATGGAAACGTTGAAAAGTTTATTAGAACAATGAAGCAAGTCTACGAAGCGGCTTCGAAGGGGCACAAGAAGCGAGCTAAACTCCTTTTAATAGGGATCTTACGCCACATCAAGTTCGGCCTGTTGAGAAAATATCTTTTGCCGATACTTAGAACAGGAAGTTACGAGTCTCTAGGCGAACTGCACCGAAAGATGCTTCTTATCTCATCCATGCATTTCATGGACCCATACAACTTTGACTTAGAAAGAGTGCAGCGATGCTGCATACACTATGGCGTGCCAGACGGCAGAATTATCCCATTCTGCACCATGAACTCCATACATAGATCGAAAATTGAAGAACAGCTCGGAATTCCCATAAATGAGTGGCAACAGAAGCATAAAAGAGAAGTCAGTGCGGTGGCATAG
- a CDS encoding TrmB family transcriptional regulator, whose product MRRFPNVSDGEKGLSVVVGEDARKFLRDVGLTDYETRAYLALLERGVMTASEVSGQGGVPYSKIYEVLNSLVKKGWVKAEGGRPKRYYPKSPSEALEAARLRLEEMVGKWKRVVVNELQPLYKRREPREKPYTFGRSPTLFQNSALLCPK is encoded by the coding sequence ATAAGAAGGTTTCCAAACGTTTCAGACGGTGAGAAGGGTTTGAGCGTTGTGGTCGGTGAGGATGCGAGGAAGTTTCTGCGTGATGTCGGATTAACCGACTACGAGACCCGCGCGTATTTGGCTTTGCTTGAGAGAGGCGTGATGACTGCAAGTGAAGTTAGCGGGCAAGGAGGGGTTCCTTATTCCAAGATTTACGAGGTGCTGAATAGTTTAGTCAAAAAGGGCTGGGTTAAGGCTGAGGGTGGGAGGCCTAAACGGTACTATCCCAAGTCTCCTTCCGAGGCTTTAGAGGCGGCTAGGCTTAGGTTGGAAGAGATGGTGGGTAAATGGAAACGTGTAGTAGTGAACGAGTTGCAGCCTTTGTACAAGCGTAGAGAGCCACGTGAGAAGCCCTACACTTTTGGAAGAAGCCCTACATTATTTCAGAACTCAGCATTACTTTGTCCTAAATGA